Proteins co-encoded in one Zymomonas mobilis subsp. mobilis ATCC 10988 genomic window:
- a CDS encoding inositol monophosphatase family protein, translating into MAAPGLISIMERAARKAAPLLRRDFGEVQHLQVSRKGPADFVSIADKRSENTIYEILKHARPDWGFLGEETGAIPGDPTKPRWIVDPLDGTSNFLHAIPHFAVSIAVEEPRPDGTGEITQALVYQPITDESFWAEKGRGAWLHDSRIRVSSRRNLNEALIATGIPFAGHGNFDQWEAIFRQISPEVAGTRRFGAAALDLAWVAAGRFDAYWESEIYPWDVAAGMLLVREAGGFVTDFRGGDKPIERREFLAANSGLHSKLHRLVATALKNI; encoded by the coding sequence ATGGCAGCACCTGGTCTTATTTCTATTATGGAGCGCGCTGCACGTAAGGCAGCGCCGCTTCTGAGACGTGATTTCGGTGAAGTTCAGCATTTGCAGGTCAGCCGTAAAGGCCCCGCTGATTTCGTTTCGATCGCTGATAAGCGGTCGGAGAACACCATTTATGAAATCCTGAAACATGCCCGCCCCGATTGGGGTTTCTTGGGTGAAGAAACCGGCGCTATCCCAGGTGATCCGACCAAACCGCGTTGGATTGTTGATCCCTTGGATGGCACCTCTAACTTTCTTCATGCGATTCCGCATTTTGCTGTTTCGATTGCGGTTGAAGAACCGCGTCCCGATGGCACGGGTGAAATCACCCAAGCCTTGGTTTATCAGCCAATTACCGACGAAAGTTTTTGGGCTGAAAAAGGCCGTGGGGCATGGTTGCATGACAGCCGTATTCGCGTTTCTTCCCGTCGTAATTTGAATGAAGCTTTGATCGCAACGGGTATTCCCTTTGCCGGTCATGGTAATTTCGATCAGTGGGAAGCTATTTTCCGCCAGATTTCACCAGAAGTCGCAGGCACCCGTCGTTTTGGTGCTGCCGCCCTTGATTTGGCATGGGTCGCGGCCGGTCGTTTCGACGCCTATTGGGAATCAGAGATTTATCCTTGGGATGTCGCTGCTGGTATGTTGTTGGTTCGCGAAGCGGGCGGTTTTGTAACCGATTTCCGTGGCGGTGATAAGCCAATTGAACGGCGCGAATTTTTGGCAGCCAATAGCGGTTTGCATTCTAAACTGCATCGTTTGGTCGCAACGGCTTTAAAAAATATCTAA
- a CDS encoding YcbK family protein: MKRKLGRRQLLTGFVALGGMAITAGKAQASLHQPGSDFLHWGNVKEKRLAFRNVHTNERIDARFFGKHGYDDEGLAEINHALRDWRTGDITEVDTDLLNLLVKIRDRLDISANQPFDLICGYRSPITNRRLHERRGRHSGVAVHSQHLLGKATDIAMPGVSLNHLRMAAEFDQQGGVGYYPEDGFIHVDTGPVRSWMG; this comes from the coding sequence ATGAAAAGAAAGCTTGGTCGTCGCCAGTTATTAACTGGCTTTGTTGCCCTTGGCGGTATGGCGATTACAGCTGGTAAGGCGCAGGCTTCTTTACATCAGCCGGGATCTGATTTTCTTCATTGGGGTAATGTCAAAGAAAAGCGGTTAGCTTTTCGGAATGTTCATACAAATGAACGCATTGATGCCCGTTTCTTTGGTAAACATGGTTATGATGATGAAGGACTGGCCGAAATCAATCACGCTTTAAGAGATTGGCGAACCGGTGATATTACCGAAGTCGATACCGATCTTTTAAATTTGTTGGTTAAAATTCGCGACCGTCTAGACATCTCTGCTAACCAGCCTTTTGATCTTATTTGCGGTTATCGTTCTCCCATCACAAATCGTCGTTTGCATGAGCGTCGTGGACGCCATAGCGGCGTTGCTGTCCATAGTCAGCATTTATTGGGTAAAGCGACCGATATTGCTATGCCGGGGGTTTCTTTGAACCATCTGCGTATGGCCGCCGAATTCGATCAGCAAGGGGGTGTCGGCTATTATCCCGAAGATGGTTTTATCCATGTTGATACGGGACCTGTTCGGAGTTGGATGGGCTAA
- the thiE gene encoding thiamine phosphate synthase, which produces MAENEILTDNDEALDAFTNNYQRPSENPCGLYLISPPEIDEHFVERLKKAFDGGDVSAFQLRLKGLNEHAIARLAEPLQKVCADRDVAFIVNDSVSLAKRLGADGVHLGQGDGDAAEARVILGPSAQIGVTCHNSRHLAMIAGEKGADYVAFGAFYPTTSKDVRYYARPEILSWWATLFELPSVAIGGITTENVAPIVKAGADFVAVCAGIWKAKEGEDKAVAHFNTVLDQAVKGEIA; this is translated from the coding sequence ATGGCAGAAAATGAAATTTTGACCGATAATGATGAAGCACTGGATGCCTTCACTAATAATTATCAACGGCCATCTGAGAATCCCTGCGGCCTCTATCTTATTTCTCCGCCGGAAATAGATGAGCATTTCGTTGAAAGATTAAAAAAAGCCTTTGACGGAGGCGATGTTTCGGCCTTTCAACTCCGATTAAAAGGTCTAAATGAACATGCCATCGCCCGACTGGCTGAACCTCTACAAAAGGTATGTGCCGATAGAGATGTTGCCTTTATCGTCAATGATAGCGTTTCTCTCGCCAAAAGGCTGGGTGCCGACGGGGTTCATCTGGGGCAAGGTGACGGTGATGCCGCTGAAGCTCGTGTCATTCTGGGACCTTCGGCACAAATCGGGGTTACCTGTCACAATAGCCGTCATCTCGCGATGATTGCCGGTGAAAAAGGGGCAGATTATGTCGCTTTTGGGGCATTTTACCCGACGACCAGCAAAGATGTCCGCTACTATGCGCGTCCTGAAATTCTGTCATGGTGGGCAACTCTTTTTGAACTGCCTTCTGTCGCTATTGGAGGCATCACAACCGAGAATGTAGCGCCTATCGTCAAAGCTGGTGCTGATTTTGTCGCCGTCTGCGCCGGTATTTGGAAAGCGAAAGAAGGCGAAGACAAAGCGGTTGCCCATTTCAATACAGTGCTCGATCAGGCGGTCAAAGGCGAAATCGCTTAA
- a CDS encoding division plane positioning ATPase MipZ, with protein sequence MSAKNAYFIVFANEKGGSGKSTTAVHVAVALSAKGLKVAAVDLDTRQRTFARYMENRVESVKRIGMDLPTPETKVFDPDSGDDLNLLLDELSQNYDFVIVDTPGRHSSDIRSALERADSLVTPINDSFVDLDLIGQVDPESYHIKRPSFYAELVWEARKARGKRDGKTVDWIVLRNRLQHLEARNMRHVASAMTELSKRVGFRIISGLSERVIYRELFLKGLTLLDVKALGRAGLGHVAARQELRDLIAGLKLSIPDPKKA encoded by the coding sequence ATGTCAGCTAAAAACGCTTATTTCATCGTTTTTGCGAATGAGAAGGGGGGCTCGGGAAAGTCAACGACAGCGGTTCATGTCGCGGTGGCGTTGAGCGCTAAAGGCCTGAAAGTGGCGGCTGTTGATCTTGATACACGTCAGCGGACTTTTGCCCGTTATATGGAAAATCGTGTCGAAAGCGTAAAGCGGATTGGCATGGATTTGCCGACCCCTGAGACGAAAGTTTTTGATCCCGACAGCGGGGACGACCTGAATCTTTTGCTGGATGAGCTTTCCCAGAATTATGATTTTGTTATTGTTGATACGCCAGGACGTCATTCTTCCGATATCCGCTCGGCACTTGAAAGAGCGGATAGTTTGGTAACGCCTATCAATGATAGCTTTGTCGACCTTGATCTGATTGGTCAGGTTGATCCTGAAAGTTATCATATCAAACGTCCCAGCTTTTATGCAGAATTGGTTTGGGAAGCGCGGAAAGCTCGCGGAAAACGCGACGGCAAAACGGTTGACTGGATTGTGTTAAGAAATCGGCTTCAGCATTTGGAAGCGCGGAATATGCGCCATGTCGCTTCTGCTATGACTGAATTATCGAAGCGCGTTGGTTTCCGTATTATTTCAGGATTGAGCGAGCGAGTTATTTATCGTGAGCTGTTCTTAAAAGGTTTAACGCTGTTAGATGTTAAGGCTTTGGGTCGTGCCGGATTGGGGCATGTGGCAGCCAGACAGGAATTAAGAGACTTGATTGCAGGCTTGAAATTATCAATCCCAGATCCGAAAAAAGCCTGA
- a CDS encoding molecular chaperone DnaJ: MQILTLLALALALWSWCRPVAAALRIGDLAALIAGLGGFSLLVKGEVIPAVIAILGASIWFLKRQNHASVAKDRAKKYQNFRDSFASAYSTRRKKESFKPYSPSKKPENDTASRFQNTASPKSGAAYSTSRGKPYPSAQKATVAPPSKADKRADIINRIQKIGIPQNRSDALKLLGLNEQADKISIKKSYHQLIALVHPDAGGSEEWARHVNIARDILLKFNAG, from the coding sequence ATGCAGATTTTAACGCTATTAGCTTTGGCCTTGGCCTTGTGGAGTTGGTGCCGTCCGGTGGCAGCCGCTCTTCGTATTGGTGATTTAGCGGCCTTAATCGCTGGTCTTGGGGGCTTTTCATTGCTGGTAAAGGGGGAGGTGATCCCTGCGGTTATCGCCATCCTTGGCGCTTCGATCTGGTTTTTAAAACGGCAGAATCATGCTTCTGTGGCAAAAGATCGCGCCAAAAAATATCAGAATTTTCGGGATTCTTTTGCATCTGCTTATAGCACACGTCGGAAGAAAGAGAGCTTTAAGCCTTATAGTCCTTCTAAAAAGCCGGAGAATGATACCGCAAGCCGTTTTCAGAACACCGCCTCCCCAAAAAGCGGAGCGGCTTATTCTACCAGCAGGGGAAAGCCTTATCCTTCGGCACAAAAGGCAACAGTGGCTCCACCTTCTAAAGCGGACAAACGCGCCGATATCATCAATCGTATTCAGAAAATCGGTATCCCACAAAATAGAAGTGATGCTTTGAAATTATTGGGCTTGAACGAACAAGCTGACAAAATTTCTATTAAAAAATCCTATCATCAGTTGATTGCTTTGGTTCACCCCGATGCCGGAGGAAGCGAAGAATGGGCGCGGCATGTCAATATTGCCCGCGATATCCTGTTAAAATTCAATGCAGGTTAA
- the pgmG gene encoding phosphoglucomutase/phosphomannomutase PgmG, whose product MSHKFDPTVLREYDIRGIVGETLSPDDAYAIGRGFATRLRRAGGRRIAVGYDGRTSSPALKDALIKGLTEAGVDVVNIGLASTPMLYFAEATLDVDGGIQITGSHNPAEYNGFKMVLKHNSFFGKDIRDIGELAAKSDWEEGKGSVETADIMDAYVDRLAQGYEGGEYRIGWDAGNGVGGPVLEKLIKKLPGEHHVIYTDVDGRFPNHHPDPTVESNLADLKALVKKEKLDFGFAFDGDADRIGAVDSEGHVIWGDQILAILSAPVLKRHPGGTIIADVKASQALFDRVAELGGKPLMGRTGHSLIKTLMKETHSPLAGEMSGHIFFADQWFGFDDGIYAAVRMIGAVHQMGGSLTQIRKDMPKMVNTPELRFQASETRKFQVIGEVLGRLTAADAKINTIDGVRVTNDDGWWLLRASNTQDVLVARAEGRDQAALDRLVSQLNDQLKQSGIEPVTTTH is encoded by the coding sequence ATGTCCCATAAATTTGATCCTACCGTACTGCGTGAATATGATATTCGCGGTATTGTCGGAGAAACGCTTTCCCCTGATGATGCTTATGCCATTGGTCGAGGATTCGCGACCCGTTTGCGGCGGGCTGGTGGTCGTCGGATTGCGGTGGGATATGATGGCCGCACCTCTTCTCCGGCTTTAAAAGATGCCTTGATTAAAGGGTTGACCGAAGCGGGTGTTGATGTCGTCAATATCGGTTTGGCTTCGACCCCTATGCTGTATTTTGCCGAAGCAACCTTGGATGTTGATGGTGGTATCCAGATTACGGGTAGCCATAATCCGGCAGAATATAATGGCTTCAAAATGGTCTTGAAGCATAATTCTTTCTTTGGAAAAGATATCCGCGATATTGGTGAGCTGGCCGCTAAAAGTGACTGGGAAGAAGGCAAGGGCAGTGTCGAAACCGCCGATATTATGGATGCCTATGTTGACCGTTTGGCACAGGGCTATGAAGGCGGCGAATATCGCATTGGTTGGGATGCCGGTAATGGTGTCGGCGGCCCTGTTCTTGAGAAGCTGATTAAAAAATTACCGGGTGAGCATCACGTTATTTATACGGATGTTGATGGTCGTTTCCCGAACCATCATCCCGACCCAACGGTTGAATCCAACCTTGCTGACCTGAAAGCCTTGGTCAAAAAAGAAAAACTTGATTTTGGTTTTGCCTTTGACGGCGATGCTGATCGCATCGGAGCCGTCGATAGTGAAGGACATGTGATCTGGGGTGACCAGATTTTGGCTATCCTTTCTGCGCCCGTTCTGAAGCGTCATCCCGGCGGCACCATCATTGCCGATGTGAAAGCCAGTCAGGCTTTGTTTGATCGGGTAGCTGAATTGGGTGGTAAACCCTTGATGGGACGCACGGGTCATTCTTTGATTAAAACTTTGATGAAAGAAACCCATTCACCTTTGGCTGGTGAAATGAGCGGCCATATTTTCTTTGCCGATCAGTGGTTCGGTTTTGATGACGGTATCTATGCCGCGGTGCGGATGATCGGGGCTGTCCATCAGATGGGTGGTTCTTTGACTCAAATCCGTAAAGATATGCCGAAAATGGTCAATACACCGGAATTACGCTTTCAGGCTTCTGAAACCCGCAAATTCCAAGTAATTGGCGAAGTGCTGGGGCGTTTGACCGCTGCCGATGCCAAGATCAACACAATTGATGGTGTCCGCGTTACTAATGATGATGGTTGGTGGCTGTTGCGGGCTTCCAATACCCAAGATGTTCTGGTCGCTCGTGCTGAAGGACGCGATCAGGCGGCTTTGGATCGTTTGGTCAGCCAGCTGAATGACCAGCTGAAACAATCTGGGATTGAGCCGGTCACAACGACCCATTGA
- a CDS encoding SDR family oxidoreductase yields the protein MPRLKNKICVVTGAARGIGWAIAAAFQHEGAKVIVTDIDEVTGKKTAAEIGGQFQKLDVREEKDWQNLAEIVPVVDVVVNNAGITGFENGAVAHDPEHATLEDWRAVHRVNLDGCFLGCRYAIAAMKNKGTGSIINISSRSGLVGIPLAAAYASSKAAIRNHSKSVALYCAQQGWKIRCNAINPAAILTSIWEPMLGDGDDREKRMQALVADTPLKRFGLPEEVAAVAVMLASDEATYMTGAEFNIDGGLLAGSAATPK from the coding sequence ATGCCACGTTTGAAGAATAAAATATGTGTCGTGACGGGTGCTGCGCGTGGTATCGGGTGGGCTATTGCTGCTGCTTTTCAGCATGAGGGTGCCAAAGTTATTGTGACTGATATAGATGAAGTCACAGGTAAAAAGACAGCGGCTGAAATCGGCGGGCAATTTCAAAAGCTGGATGTCCGCGAAGAAAAAGACTGGCAAAATTTGGCAGAGATAGTGCCTGTTGTCGATGTCGTGGTCAACAACGCCGGAATAACAGGTTTTGAGAATGGAGCTGTTGCCCATGATCCAGAACATGCCACTTTAGAAGATTGGAGAGCTGTCCATCGGGTTAATCTGGATGGATGTTTTCTGGGTTGCCGTTATGCGATTGCGGCGATGAAGAACAAGGGAACGGGATCAATTATCAATATTTCTTCCCGTTCGGGGTTAGTCGGAATTCCCCTAGCCGCCGCTTATGCTTCATCAAAAGCCGCTATTCGTAACCACAGTAAAAGCGTCGCCCTTTATTGCGCCCAGCAAGGCTGGAAAATTCGCTGTAATGCGATTAATCCGGCCGCTATTTTGACTTCGATATGGGAGCCTATGCTGGGGGATGGGGACGACCGCGAAAAGAGAATGCAAGCTCTAGTCGCCGATACGCCTCTAAAACGATTTGGACTGCCAGAAGAGGTGGCGGCTGTTGCGGTTATGCTTGCTTCGGATGAGGCTACTTACATGACTGGGGCTGAATTCAATATTGATGGCGGGTTATTGGCTGGTTCTGCTGCAACTCCGAAATAG
- a CDS encoding pyridoxal phosphate-dependent aminotransferase yields the protein MVHISAALSRIQPSPTIAVTSRVIELKSKGVDIITLGAGEPDFETPEFIKEAAIQAIHDGKTRYTNVDGTAELKEAIVGKFRRDNHLEYRTDQISVGSGGKHVLFNALTATIDQGDEVIIPAPYWVSYPDIVRFCGGTPVFIQATIDQDYKITAEQLEKAITPKTRWFIFNSPSNPTGAAYSADEIKSLAEVLRRHPHVWILSDDIYEHIVFDNFRFATIAEVAPDLFDRTLTANGCSKAYAMTGWRIGFAGGPTPLIKAMAKLQSQSTSNPCSISQAAAVAALNGPQDFLQGWSDDFARRRNLVVDGLNAIEGISCPKPQGAFYVYPGISELIGKKTPSGKVIEKDLDFSSYLIDEAKVAVVHGEAFGLSPAFRISYATSTELLKKALERISDAVARLK from the coding sequence ATGGTTCACATTTCCGCTGCCCTTTCCCGTATCCAGCCTTCCCCGACCATTGCCGTGACCAGTCGAGTGATCGAGCTCAAATCAAAAGGGGTCGATATTATTACACTCGGGGCAGGTGAACCGGATTTCGAAACCCCCGAATTTATTAAAGAAGCCGCTATCCAAGCCATCCATGATGGGAAAACCCGTTATACCAATGTTGATGGGACGGCAGAATTAAAAGAAGCCATCGTTGGAAAATTCCGCCGCGACAACCATCTTGAATATCGGACAGATCAGATATCCGTCGGTTCCGGCGGCAAGCATGTGTTATTCAATGCTCTGACGGCGACGATTGACCAAGGCGATGAAGTCATTATCCCTGCCCCTTATTGGGTCAGCTATCCTGATATCGTGCGTTTTTGTGGTGGGACGCCAGTCTTCATTCAGGCCACTATTGACCAAGATTACAAAATCACCGCCGAACAGCTTGAAAAAGCCATTACGCCAAAAACGCGCTGGTTTATCTTTAACTCTCCCAGCAACCCGACTGGTGCCGCCTATAGCGCGGATGAAATCAAAAGCCTCGCCGAAGTTTTACGCCGGCATCCTCATGTCTGGATTTTGTCAGATGATATTTATGAACATATCGTCTTCGACAATTTCCGCTTTGCAACCATCGCCGAAGTAGCACCGGATCTCTTCGATCGCACTTTGACCGCGAATGGCTGTTCAAAAGCCTATGCTATGACCGGATGGCGTATTGGTTTTGCCGGTGGCCCCACCCCACTTATCAAAGCCATGGCCAAGCTCCAGTCACAATCAACCTCCAATCCATGCTCAATTTCACAGGCAGCCGCTGTTGCTGCTCTGAACGGGCCACAGGATTTCTTGCAAGGCTGGTCTGACGATTTTGCGCGCCGCCGCAATCTGGTGGTTGATGGTCTGAATGCGATTGAAGGTATTTCCTGCCCGAAACCGCAAGGTGCCTTCTATGTCTATCCGGGCATTTCCGAGCTTATTGGCAAGAAAACCCCATCAGGTAAAGTCATTGAAAAAGACTTGGATTTCTCAAGCTATCTGATTGACGAAGCCAAAGTGGCTGTTGTCCATGGGGAAGCCTTCGGTCTGTCACCCGCTTTCAGAATCAGCTATGCGACCTCAACAGAATTACTGAAAAAAGCGCTTGAACGCATTAGCGATGCTGTCGCCCGCTTAAAATAA
- a CDS encoding aminotransferase class IV, whose amino-acid sequence MKETPTIKERLKLIEPHPIQIAKESKALVETMRFEPLGGIANLEEHLARLENSTQTLGFTYNRHAVRNMLHMACFPLIKPHFIRLVINYNGRIAVEIAPPENAPEKIIECFPVQRSCPANDERLYHALLPRVANDISGKNTNIWLAIDPSGHVTETALGNIFIQDNDRLLTPPRSLGLLPGLLRERLLSSGNAKESLLSLQDLKSGFLIGHDLFGLVKAKLLR is encoded by the coding sequence ATGAAAGAAACCCCTACAATAAAAGAAAGGCTAAAATTGATTGAGCCGCACCCTATCCAGATAGCAAAAGAGTCAAAAGCGCTGGTAGAAACAATGCGTTTTGAACCTTTGGGGGGCATCGCCAATCTGGAAGAACATCTGGCACGGCTTGAAAATTCAACTCAAACACTGGGCTTCACTTATAATCGCCATGCTGTTCGCAATATGCTTCATATGGCCTGTTTTCCTCTGATAAAGCCTCATTTTATTCGGTTGGTTATCAATTATAATGGCCGAATTGCCGTTGAAATTGCTCCACCAGAAAATGCACCCGAAAAAATAATTGAATGTTTTCCCGTTCAACGATCTTGTCCGGCCAATGATGAAAGACTTTATCATGCGCTGCTACCACGGGTAGCCAATGATATTTCAGGCAAGAATACTAATATTTGGCTTGCTATTGATCCATCCGGCCATGTGACAGAAACAGCCTTAGGCAATATTTTTATTCAGGATAACGATAGGCTGTTAACGCCACCGCGCTCATTGGGGCTTCTTCCCGGTCTCCTACGCGAGCGCTTATTATCAAGCGGCAACGCCAAAGAATCGCTGTTATCTCTACAGGATTTAAAATCCGGATTTCTCATCGGCCATGACCTGTTCGGGCTAGTCAAGGCAAAATTACTTCGCTAA
- the tldD gene encoding metalloprotease TldD, whose translation MTIADIADAPRHFLYRPGLLTPDDAKRLTSQTLHGCDDGELYLQYSVSESFSFDDGRLKNASYDNQAGFGLRGLSGEATAFAHASEISADAIRRAGETLQLLDPQKGNHPSSPLHTNRHLYTEANPLTLKPFAEKVALCQKIDAAARARDPHVCQVSVGLSASWSVIEIVRPDGFVAQDIRPLVRLNISVVVEKNGRRESGFYGFGGRYLYDPLFEESAWQKGIDMALASALVNLEAIPAPAGEMPVVLGPGWPGVLLHEAVGHGLEGDFNRKGSSVFSGRIGEKVASEGVTVIDDGSIPNRRGSLSIDDEGTPTSRTVLIENGILKSYMQDRLNARLMGMKPTGNGRRESYVHAPIPRMTNTFMAAGQDDPAEIMSRVKKGIFAKNFGGGQVDITSGKFVFSCTEAYMIENGRIAAPIKGATLIGDGPTVLNKIAAIGNDLALDEGVGICGKGGQSVPAGVGQPTLLVEGLTVGGTATE comes from the coding sequence ATGACTATTGCTGACATAGCTGATGCGCCTCGCCATTTTCTCTATCGCCCCGGGCTGCTGACCCCGGATGATGCCAAGCGTTTGACATCACAAACACTTCACGGCTGTGATGATGGGGAGCTTTATTTACAATATAGTGTTTCCGAAAGTTTCTCTTTTGATGATGGCCGCCTGAAAAATGCGAGCTATGATAATCAGGCAGGTTTTGGTCTGCGGGGATTATCCGGTGAAGCGACTGCCTTTGCTCATGCAAGCGAGATTTCTGCTGATGCGATCAGGCGGGCAGGGGAAACCTTGCAGTTATTAGACCCTCAAAAGGGTAACCATCCTTCGTCTCCGCTTCATACCAATCGGCATCTTTATACCGAGGCTAATCCGCTCACTTTGAAGCCTTTTGCTGAAAAAGTAGCCTTGTGTCAGAAAATTGATGCAGCCGCGCGCGCCAGAGATCCGCATGTTTGTCAGGTCTCTGTCGGACTGTCGGCTTCATGGAGCGTGATTGAAATTGTCCGTCCTGATGGTTTTGTGGCTCAGGATATCCGGCCTTTGGTGCGGTTGAATATTTCGGTTGTCGTTGAAAAGAACGGACGACGCGAATCCGGATTTTACGGTTTCGGTGGCCGCTATCTTTACGATCCCCTTTTTGAAGAATCGGCATGGCAAAAGGGTATTGATATGGCCTTAGCCTCGGCTTTGGTTAATTTAGAAGCGATACCTGCACCCGCTGGAGAAATGCCCGTTGTTTTAGGCCCGGGATGGCCTGGTGTATTGCTCCATGAAGCTGTCGGTCATGGGTTGGAAGGCGATTTTAACCGGAAGGGTTCTTCTGTTTTCTCTGGCCGGATTGGTGAAAAAGTCGCGTCTGAAGGGGTCACGGTTATTGATGATGGCTCTATCCCGAACCGGCGTGGTTCTTTGAGCATTGATGATGAAGGCACCCCGACTAGTCGCACGGTTCTGATCGAAAACGGTATTCTGAAATCCTATATGCAGGATAGATTGAATGCGCGTTTAATGGGTATGAAACCAACGGGTAACGGACGGCGTGAAAGCTATGTCCATGCCCCGATTCCGAGAATGACGAATACCTTTATGGCGGCTGGACAGGATGACCCTGCCGAAATTATGTCCCGCGTCAAAAAAGGCATTTTTGCCAAGAATTTTGGCGGCGGCCAAGTCGATATTACCAGCGGTAAATTCGTCTTTTCTTGCACTGAAGCCTATATGATTGAAAATGGTCGTATTGCAGCCCCTATTAAAGGGGCGACTTTGATCGGTGACGGCCCGACCGTTCTGAATAAAATTGCCGCAATTGGTAATGATCTGGCTTTGGATGAAGGGGTCGGTATTTGCGGAAAAGGTGGTCAGTCTGTGCCTGCGGGTGTTGGACAGCCTACTTTGTTAGTTGAAGGTTTGACGGTTGGCGGAACGGCCACTGAATAA
- a CDS encoding endonuclease/exonuclease/phosphatase family protein, with amino-acid sequence MTMPDYTIKVASYNIHKAIGADKRRDPERILSVLDEIDADCVVLQEADHRLGKRRAILPFDALAAHGYSYVPLSLRSCSLGWHGNALLLRDFASCVAYERVRLPRLEPRGAIICDIKIRGRVWRLIGSHLDLSGLFRRRQVAFIVDRLRNLQRDLPTVIMGDFNQWRRRDGCLRLLPDDFSVLPTGASFPAQHPLVGLDRIIIAPQIRYLECGVHNTPLARQASDHLPVWAKLALSPDF; translated from the coding sequence GTGACTATGCCTGATTATACGATAAAAGTGGCCTCTTATAATATTCACAAAGCAATCGGTGCTGATAAACGGCGCGACCCAGAACGGATTTTATCTGTTCTGGATGAAATCGATGCGGATTGTGTCGTCTTGCAAGAAGCCGATCATCGTCTGGGGAAAAGACGCGCTATTCTGCCTTTTGATGCCTTGGCTGCGCATGGTTATAGCTATGTGCCATTATCTTTGCGCTCTTGTAGCCTTGGATGGCATGGTAATGCCCTGCTATTACGCGATTTCGCCAGCTGTGTTGCATATGAGCGAGTCAGACTACCTCGTTTGGAACCCAGAGGCGCGATTATCTGCGATATTAAAATTCGAGGTCGTGTTTGGCGATTGATAGGTTCGCATCTCGATTTATCGGGTCTGTTCCGGCGGCGACAAGTTGCCTTTATTGTTGATAGATTAAGAAATTTGCAGCGCGATTTGCCGACTGTGATTATGGGCGATTTTAATCAATGGCGCAGGCGGGATGGATGTCTGCGATTATTGCCGGATGATTTCTCTGTTTTACCAACTGGTGCCAGTTTTCCTGCCCAGCATCCTTTAGTCGGATTAGATCGTATTATTATAGCCCCCCAAATTAGATATTTGGAATGTGGTGTTCACAATACGCCGCTTGCAAGGCAGGCTTCCGATCATTTGCCTGTTTGGGCGAAATTGGCTTTATCTCCAGATTTTTAA